From the Streptomyces sp. SN-593 genome, the window GCGCGTTCACCCCGCCCGCCGACCTCGTCCCGGTGATCGGGCTGCACCGGGGCGGACAGCGGGAGGAGATCCGGCTCGCCCCGCACGACCAGGTGGCCGCCGCAATCGCCGCCTTCGCCGCCGCGGTGCGCGCCGGCTCCGCCCCGGCCGAGGAGACGCTGCGCCAGGCCCGGCTGCTGGACGACGTCCGCGCGCACGCCGCGTGACCCGCCCCCGCCCGCGCGGGGTCCGGCCAGGGTGCGCACCGCGCGGTACCGGAGCGCCGACCCTCCCCCGCCCGCGCGGGGGTCCGTACGCCCTGCCCCGCCCGGGCGCAGGACCCGCCCCGCCCGCGGACGCGGGCCCGTACACCCCGCCCCGACCGCGGGCGACTGGCGAAACGGCCGGCGCCCCGTGGTCCGGCCACCGAGGAAAGACCGCTGCCCTGAGGATTCGGAGACGGCACCCGATGCGTGACCACACCGAGAGCGACCTGACAGTCCAGACCACGTCCGGACCGGCCCACGGCTTCCTGGACCGGGGCACGCCGAACTGGCGCGGCGTGCCCTACGGCCGGATCGAGCGGCGGTTCCGGCCACCGGTCCCCGCCGAGCCGGCCGGGCGGATCACCGCGCACCACTGGGGCCCCGTCAGCTGGCAGTTGCCGATCCAGCTCGGCACGACCTGGGCCCTCGTCCCTCTTGACGACGTCGAGGACGAGCAGTGCCTGAACCTGAACATCTGGTCCACCGGCTCACCCCGCGACGAGCCCCGCCCGGTCCTGGTGTGGCTGCACGCCGGCGGCCGGGTGTACGGCAGCGGCCGCACCTGGGTCGACCCGTGGCACCTCGCCGCCCGCCAGGGCGCGGTCGTGGTGACCGCCAACTACCGCCTGGGCCCGTGGGGATGGCTCTACCTGGGCGGCCACGACCCGGCCTTCAAGGACAGCGCGAACCTCGCGATCCTCGACCAGGTCCTGCTGCTGCGCTGGGTACGGGAGAACATCGCCGGGTTCGGCGGCGACCCGGCCAACGTCACGCTGTTCGGCATGTCCTCGGGCGGTTCCGACGTGGCGACGCTGCTGGCCACGCCCTCCGCCCGCGGGCTGTTCCACCAGGCGGCGGTCTACAGCGGCAACGCCGAGGCCCCGATCCCCCGGGAGGAGGCCGTCCGCTTCGCCGGGGAGTTCCTCGCCGCGGCCGGTCCGCTGGCGAGCACCCCGGAGGACCTGGTGCGGCTGCCGAACGCGGGGCTGCGGCACATCCACCGCAAGCTGCTCGAACAGGGCGCCACCGTCCGCTACGGCCCGGTCGTCGACGGCGACGTGCTGCCCGAGCAGCCGCTCGACGCGATCGGCGCGCCGCGCGGGACCGGCGGGCCGGACGTGCCGGTCCTGGTGTCGGTGACCTCGGACGAGGCGGGGCTGTACGCCGGTTTCGGCGAGGCGGCGGTCGACCGCACCTACGACATGCTGGTCGGCGGCGACCCGTCCCTCGACCAGGACGAGAAGATCAGGAGGATCTCCCGGACGTGCTTCTGGGAGCCCGCCGACCGGCTGGTGCGCGCGGTGCACCGTTCCGGGGGCAGCGTGTGGGCGCAGGAGTTCGCCTACGCCCCGACCACCTCGCACTTCGCGCGGACGAACCCGCACCTCGCGTCGCGTCCCGTGCACGGCACCGACACCGCGGCGCTGTTCGCCGACCCGGAGGGCACCGACGGCACCGCGGCCGACCGGATCGTCGCCGCCCGGGAGCAGGACGCGCTCATGGCGCTCGCCAGGCACGGACGCCCGCGCTGGGAGCCGTGGACCCCGCAGCGGCCGGTCACGCACCGGATCGCGGCACCCCGCTGATGCCCCGCACCCCACCGTCCCCCTCACCGTTCCCCCCGCCGGCGGCTCCCCCGCACGCGGCCCCGCGGACGCCGGCCGCGCCGCGCGCCGGGGAACCGGAAGGAGCCGAAGGAAAGATGCCGAGCAACGACCCCACGCACGCCGCCGCGACCGGCACCGTGACCGACCCCGCGCACGGCGCCGCGACCGACGCCGTCACCGACCCCACGCACGGCGCCGCGACCGACGCCGTCACCGACCCCACGCACGGCGCCGCGACCGCCGCCGTCACCACCGCACTCCTGGCCGGGATCGCCCGGGGGGTGCGCACCGTCGACCTGGGCCAACCGCTGTTCACCGGGATGCCGTGCTCGCCCAACCACCCCGGCTTCCGGATGGCGCTGACCCGCCGGCACGGCGACACCCTCCGCCCGGACGGCGGCTCCGCGAGCAGCGAGCTGATCGTCACCGGCGGGCACGTCGGCACGCACATCGACGCCCTCGCGCACGTCAGCCACGACGGCAGGCTGCACGGCGGCGTGGACGCGGCCGCGGCCCAGGCGGGCGGCTCCTTCGCCCGCCACGGCGCGGAGCACATCCCGCCGCTGGTCACCCGGGCCGTGCTGCTCGACGTGGCGGCCGTCCACGGCGTCGACGTGCTTCCGGCCGGATACGGCGTCACCCGGCAGGACCTGGCCGACGCGGCGGAACGCGCCGGCGTGCTGCCCGGGCCGGGCGACGTCGCCCTGGTGCGCACCGGGTGGGCCCGCACCTTCGCGGACCCGGTGGCCTACCTCGGGCACGCCTCCGGGGTGCCGGGCGTCACCGTGGAGGCCGCCGGATGGCTGGCGGCGCGCGCCGTCGCGGCCACCGGCGCGGACACGACGGCCTACGAGCAGATCCCGGCGGGCGACGGCCACCGGGTACTGCCGGTGCACCGGCTGCTGCTGGTGGAGCACGGCATCTACCTGATGGAGCACCTGAACCTGGAGCAGGCCGCGGCCGAGGGCCTGACCGAGTTCGTGATCGTGGTGGCCCCGCTGCGCATCGTCGGCGGCACCGGCTCCCCGATCCGGCCGGTCGCGGTGGTGGGCGCGTGAGCGCGACCCCCGCCGAGCGCCTGGCCGCGCTGGCCGCGCGCGTGCGCCGCGACGGCCTGCCGGCCCGGCTGCGCGACGACGTCGCCGGCCGGGTCCTGGACCTGCTGGGCAACTGCCTCGCGGCGCTGCCCGAACTGCCGGCCAGGGCGACCACCGCCGCGGTGCGGGAGTGGGGCGGCGCGCCGGACGCCACCGCCGTCGGGTCGGCCACCCGGCTGCCCGCCCCCTCGGCCGCACTGGTCAACGGCACGCTCGCGCACAGCATGGACTTCGACGACACCCACCTCCCGTCGGTGCTGCACCCGTCGGCCGCGGTGGTGCCGGCCGCGCTCGCCGTCGCCGAGGTGACCGGCGCCCGCGGTCCGGCGTTCCTGGACGCGGCGGCCGTCGGCATCGAGGTGACCTGCCGGCTGGGCATGGCCGGCTACGACGCCGAGCACGCGAACTCGGTGTTCTTCGACCGCGGGCAGCACGCGACCGCGATCTGCGGCACCGTCGGAGCGGCGGTGGCCGCCGGCATGCTGCGCGGGCTGACGGCCGATCAGCTGACCTCGGCGATCGGCATCGCGAGCAGCATGAGCTCCGGCATCATCGAGGCCAACCGCACCGGCGGCACCGTCAAGCGGGTGCACTGCGGCTGGGCGGCGCACGCGGGCGTGGTCGCCGCGGACCTGGCGCGGCACGGCCTGACCGGCCCGCCCACCGTGCTGGAGGGGCGGTTCGGGCTGCTGCGGGCGTTCTGCGGCGAGCGGTTCGCCCTCGACGCGGTCACCGAGGGGCTCGGCGAGCGGTGGGAGATCGACCGGATCTTCTACAAGCCGTACCCCTGCAACCACTTCACCCACGCGGGGGTGGACGCCGCCCTGCGGATACGCCGCTCCGGCGCCGATCCCGGGGCCGTCACCGGGATCGTCCTGGGCGTGCCCGAGCCGGTGCTGCGCACCATCGGCGAGCCGGCCGAGGAGAAGCGCCGGCCCCGCTCCGGCTACCACGCCGCCTTCAGCGGCCCCTACACCATCGCCGCGGCGCTGCTCGGCGGCGGCGGTCTCGGGCTGGGCCACGACGACTTCACCGACCGCGCGGTGGCCGACCCCGCGCGGCTGGCGCTGGCGGACAAGGTGCGGGTGGAGGCCGACGCCGAGTGCACCGCGGCCTTCCCGCACCAGTTCCCCGCGGTGCTCACCGTGCGGATGGCCGACGGGACGGTGCTGCGCGAGCGGGTCAGGAACAACCGCGGCGGCCCGGCCGACCCGCTGTCGCCCGACGAGCTGACCGCGAAGTTCCGGTCGAACGCGCGGCGCGCGGTGGACGGGGAAGCGGCCGCGGAACTCGCCCGCCGGGTGTGGCGGCTGACCTCCGACGGCCGGCCCGCACAGGTCGCCGAGGCGCTGCGCGACCACGCCCCCCGGCACTGAGCCCCGGCCCGCGCCGGGCGTCACGGCGGACAGGGCGGTGGGCGGTCACGGCAGTCACGGCGGTCACGGCGGTCACGCGTGACTCGGCCGCCAGGGCCGCCCGGCCGCCACGCGGAGCCGTCACGCGGAGCCGTCACGCGGAGCCGTCACGCAGACAAGCGGAACACGACGACGAGAAGGGTCACCGTGCCAGACACCCCCCTGCCCTTGGCCGGGCTATCGGTCATCGACGCGTCCACGCTGTTCGCCGGACCGTTCGCGGCGCGCGTCCTCGGCGACTTCGGCGCCGACGTCATCAAGATCGAGCAACCGGGCGGGGATCCGCTCCGCCGGTACGGCCACACGTACAACGACGTGCCGTTGCTGTGGAAGACCCTCAGCAGGAACAAGAAGAGCGTCGTCCTGGACCTGCACGAGCGCCGGGACGCGGAGCGCTTCGTCCGCCTTGCCGCGCGGGCGGACGTCGTCATCGAGAACTTCCGGCCGGGCACGCTCGAACGGTGGGGCCTGGGTCCGGACCGGCTCACCGAGGCCAACCCGCGGCTGGTCCTCGCCCGGGTGACCGCCTTCGGGCAGGACGGCCCCTACGCGCGCCGGCCCGGTTTCGGCACCCTCGCGGAGGCCATGAGCGGCCTGGCGGCGATGTCCGGCGAGCCGGACGGCCCGCCGATGCTGCCGGCGTTCCCGCTCGGCGACGCGGTGGCCGGCCTGCACACCGCGCTCGCGGTGCTGATCGCGCTCCGGGGCCGCGACCGCACCGGCGCCGGCCAGACCGCCGACGTCGCGATCACCGAAACCCTCATCGGGGCGCTGGGAGCCCAGATCACCGTCTACGACAAGCTGGGCGTCAAGCCGGCCCGGGTGGGGAACGGCTCGCACAACAGCGCGCCGAGGAACGTCTACCGGTGCGCGGACGGACGCTGGGTGGCCGTGTCGGCCCCCGCGCACTCGGTGGCCGAACGCGTCGTCCGGCTCGTCGGCCGTCCGGACCTGTGCGCGCGGCCCTGGTTCGCCGACGGCGCCGGCCGGGCCCGGCACCACGACCTCATCGACGACGCGGTCGGCCGGTGGATCTCCGCCCGCGACCGGGACGAGGTCCTCGAGGCGTTCGAGCGGGCCGAGGCGTCGGTGGCGCCCGTCTACGAGATCGACGACGTGCTCGCCGACCCGCAGGTGCGGGCGCGCGGCGTCGCGGTCGACGTGCCCGACGCCGAACTCGGCACCGTCCGCATGCCGGGCCTGCCGTTCCGCCTCTCGGCCACACCGGGGCGGATCCGATGGAGCGGCCCGCGCCTCGGCGAACACACCGACGAGGTGCTCCACAGCATCGACGGGGCCGGGGCGGCGGGCCCGCCGGCACGGAACGGACGGTCATGAGCCTCCTCCCCCACAAGCACGCGGTCTTCCGAAGCTGCCTGTACGTGCCCGGCAACCAGCCGGACCGGATCGCCCGCGCCTACGCCTCCGGCGCCGACGCGGTGATCCTCGACCTCGAGGACGCCGTCCCCGCGCCGCAGAAGGCCGCGGCGCGGGACATCGTCGCCGCCATCACCGCGGCTCCGGTGCCCAAGCCGACGTACGTGCGGGTGAACTCCGCCGAGTCCGGGCTGTGCGACGCCGACGTGCGCGCGGTGGCCGGCGAGGGCCTGGCCGGGGTGCGGCTGGCCAAGGCCGGCTCGCCCGACGACGTGCGGCGTGCGGCGTACCTGCTCCGGCAGGCCGGCAGCGCCGCGGTCGTCCACGTGCTGATCGAGTCGGCCGCCGCCCTGGAGAACGCCTACGCGCTGGCGACGGCGTCCCCCTCGGTCGGCATGCTCGGCCTCGGCGAGTCGGACCTGCGGGCCGACCTCGGCGCCGCGCCGGAGAGCCCGACGATGGACGCCGCCCGGGCCCGGGTGATCGTCGCCTCCCGCGCGGCCGGCCTGCCGAGCCCCTGCCAGAGCGTGTACCCCGAGCCCCGCGATCCGCACGGCCTGCTGGTCACCAGCCGGCACGGCCGCGGCCTCGGCTTCATCGGCCGGATGGCGATCCACCCGGCGCAGATCCCGATCATCCACGACGTGTACACCCCGACCCCCGACGAGATCGACGACGCCCGCTCGATCTGCGAGGCGGCCCGGATCGCGGCGGAGGCCGACCGGTCGATCGTCATCACCCCCAGCGGACGCATGGTCGGGCCGCCCGCGGTCGCGCGGGCGAAGCAGGTGCTCCAACTGGCCAGAACCCTCAACCTCATCGAGATCGCGTGACCGGACCGACCAGCGGTGCGGCGACCCGGAACACGGCGGCGGAAGCGGACGGAGACACCTGATGACGAGCACCACGACCGACCGGCGGTGGGACATCCTGGACCCGGCCGCCGACCCGGACGACCCCGAGGCGTACCTGCGGGCCGCCCTGGAGTGGCACTTCGGCGAGGAGACCGGCTCTCCGTTCTGGCTCCGGCGGGCCAGGAGCCTGGACTTCTCCCCGCTGCGGGACGTGCGCACCTACGACGACCTCGCCCTGTTCCCCAACGTCGCGGACGAGCTGCGCGACGTGCCCGTGCAGGACCTGGTCCCCCGCGGCTACGGCCCGCGGCCCCCGGCGCCCCGGGTCTTCGAGACCGGCGGCACGACGGGCGCGCCCAAGCGCGTGATCATGATGCCGGACTGGCTGGAGGCCTCGATCGACCGCATGCTGGCCGGCCCGCAGTTCGCCGGGCGCCCGCCGTCCAACATCCTCATCGCGGCGCCGACGGGCCCGCACAAGATCGGCTGCATGTACGACTACGCCGTCGCACGGCAGAACACCGTCAAGTTCGCCGTCGACCTCGACCCGCGCTGGGTGAAGAAGCTGATCGGCCGGGGCATGGCCGACGAGGCGGCGGCCTACGTCGAGCACGTCCTCGACCAGATCGAGCACGTGCTGGCGAGCCAGGACGTCGGGCTGCTGGTCACCACCCCGCCGCTGCTCGGCGCCTGCGCACGGCGGCCCCGGCTGGCGGCGCTGATCGACGAGAAGGTCGAGCTGGTGTTCTGGGGCGGGGCGCACATGGACGTGGACCAGCGCTTCCGGCTGATGTACGAGTCCTTCCCGAACGTCCGGATGACCAGCCGGTACAACAGCGCGCTGATCCTGGACGGCGCCCGGGAGCGGCCCGGGACCGGCCCGGGCGAGGAGGTCGTCTACGACACGCGCAGCCCCGTCGTCACCTTCCGCGTGGTCGACCCCGCCACCCGCGCACCGGTGGAGTACGGCCGGCGCGGCCAGGTCGTCATGAACCACCTGAGCAAGGGCTGGTTCCTGCCGAACAACCTGGAGCGGGACACCGCCATCCGGATCGAGGCGCCGGCCGGGCACGTCGGCGACTCGGTGGCCGGACCGCGGCCGGTCCAGGAGTTCGGAGGGGAGCGCGTGATCGAGGGGATCTACTGAGCCGGTCGCCGGGGGGCGCCGCGCGTGCCCGGACCGGGTGGCGCGGTCCGCGCCGGCGCCGGACTCGTCCGATCGGGGTACCCGGGTCCGGGCGGGCCCCGCTCCGCCCCGCCGGCGCCTCCCGGGCCGCCACGGCAGGGCCCGGCGGACGGGTCCTCGCAGGTGGGCCCGCCGGGGCGGGGTGCGGCGGGGTGGGGCGGGTGGGACTCGAACCCACGACCGACGGATTATGAGTCCGCTGCTCTAACCGGCTGAGCTACCGCCCCGTACGGCGTGCCGTGCGCGCCGTCTGCCGCAGCATAGCCGCTCATACGATCTGTCGCCCTCGCGGGTGTACGGACGCATCGTCAGGTGGACGGGGCGCGGGCCGAACTGACGGCCCGGAGGCGGCCGGAGACGAAAAAGGACCCCGAAGGGTCCTGATCCCGCGCTCCCCCGACTGGACTCGAACCAGTAACCTGCCGGTTAACAGCCGGCTGCTCTGCCAATTGAGCTACAGGGGATCAGCTCCCCCGACTGGACTCGAACCAGTAACCTGCCGGTTAACAGCCGGCTGCTCTGCCAATTGAGCTACAGGGGATCGCGCTGCGTGCGCCGAATGCACCCACAGGGATCTCCCCGGCGGGCGCACGGTCGGTGCGACACATACATTAGCGCAAGCGGGGGGGTGCTCCGCCAACCGCTTGCGGGGGGTTGTCCCCCACGACGCAGGGTAGGCGTCCAGGAGTCCCGCAGAATCTGAGTGAGGAAGGGTGGAGCCATGCGCTACCGGCTGACGTTCATCACCGGAGCCCTGGTCGGTTTCGTGCTCGGCGCCCGCGCCGGACGCGAGCGGTACGAACAGCTGCGCGAGACCGCCCGGAAGTTCGCGCAGAACCCGGCGGTGCGGAACACCGCGGAATCCGCGGTGCAGCAGGGCCGCACCGCGGCGGGCAAGGCCAAGGAGACGGTCACCGCCAAGGTCGGCGACCGGATGCCCGACGCCCTCGCCGGGAGGATCCGGGCGAGCCGCAACGGCAACACCCCCGACAGCGACTGGGGCACCTCGAACACCTGACCCGCCCCGAGGGCCCGTCCCACCCTCCGCGAGGCCGCCCGCGCCGACAGGCCGGGCGGCTTGGCGCGCACCCGATCCGGAGGAGGCGCGCGCGCCGGGCCCGCCGTACGGCATCATCAGCGCATGGGGAAAGTCGCCGGCATAGACAGCTCGACCACGGGCACCACCATCGTCGTGTGCGACACGGACACCGGGGCCGTGCTGCGCCAGGGCCACGCCCCGCACCCCCTCGACGACGACGGCGCGAAGCCCACCGAGACCGACCCCGAGGCGTGGCTGCTGTCGCTGGGCGAGGCGGCGTCCGGCGGCGTGCTGGAAGGCGTGCAGGCGATCGGCATCGCCGGACAGCAGCACGGCCTGCTGGCCCTGGACGCCGGCGGCGTGACGGTGCGCCCGGCGCTGCTGCGCGGCGACAAGCGGGCCCAGGTGCAGGCCGCGGAACTGGTGGAGGAGCTGGGCGGACCGGCCGGCTGGGCCGAGGCCGTCGGCGCGGTGCCGCAGGCGTCCTACCCCGTGGCCAAGCTGCGCTGGCTGGCCCAGCACGAACCGGCCGCCGCCAAGCGCGTCGCCGAGGTGCTGCTCCCGCACGACTGGCTGGTCTGGCAGCTACTGGGCCGCCCCGAGCGCCGCACGAC encodes:
- a CDS encoding YtxH domain-containing protein, with protein sequence MRYRLTFITGALVGFVLGARAGRERYEQLRETARKFAQNPAVRNTAESAVQQGRTAAGKAKETVTAKVGDRMPDALAGRIRASRNGNTPDSDWGTSNT
- a CDS encoding HpcH/HpaI aldolase/citrate lyase family protein translates to MSLLPHKHAVFRSCLYVPGNQPDRIARAYASGADAVILDLEDAVPAPQKAAARDIVAAITAAPVPKPTYVRVNSAESGLCDADVRAVAGEGLAGVRLAKAGSPDDVRRAAYLLRQAGSAAVVHVLIESAAALENAYALATASPSVGMLGLGESDLRADLGAAPESPTMDAARARVIVASRAAGLPSPCQSVYPEPRDPHGLLVTSRHGRGLGFIGRMAIHPAQIPIIHDVYTPTPDEIDDARSICEAARIAAEADRSIVITPSGRMVGPPAVARAKQVLQLARTLNLIEIA
- a CDS encoding cyclase family protein, with amino-acid sequence MPSNDPTHAAATGTVTDPAHGAATDAVTDPTHGAATDAVTDPTHGAATAAVTTALLAGIARGVRTVDLGQPLFTGMPCSPNHPGFRMALTRRHGDTLRPDGGSASSELIVTGGHVGTHIDALAHVSHDGRLHGGVDAAAAQAGGSFARHGAEHIPPLVTRAVLLDVAAVHGVDVLPAGYGVTRQDLADAAERAGVLPGPGDVALVRTGWARTFADPVAYLGHASGVPGVTVEAAGWLAARAVAATGADTTAYEQIPAGDGHRVLPVHRLLLVEHGIYLMEHLNLEQAAAEGLTEFVIVVAPLRIVGGTGSPIRPVAVVGA
- a CDS encoding phenazine antibiotic biosynthesis protein, which encodes MTSTTTDRRWDILDPAADPDDPEAYLRAALEWHFGEETGSPFWLRRARSLDFSPLRDVRTYDDLALFPNVADELRDVPVQDLVPRGYGPRPPAPRVFETGGTTGAPKRVIMMPDWLEASIDRMLAGPQFAGRPPSNILIAAPTGPHKIGCMYDYAVARQNTVKFAVDLDPRWVKKLIGRGMADEAAAYVEHVLDQIEHVLASQDVGLLVTTPPLLGACARRPRLAALIDEKVELVFWGGAHMDVDQRFRLMYESFPNVRMTSRYNSALILDGARERPGTGPGEEVVYDTRSPVVTFRVVDPATRAPVEYGRRGQVVMNHLSKGWFLPNNLERDTAIRIEAPAGHVGDSVAGPRPVQEFGGERVIEGIY
- a CDS encoding carboxylesterase family protein, whose amino-acid sequence is MRDHTESDLTVQTTSGPAHGFLDRGTPNWRGVPYGRIERRFRPPVPAEPAGRITAHHWGPVSWQLPIQLGTTWALVPLDDVEDEQCLNLNIWSTGSPRDEPRPVLVWLHAGGRVYGSGRTWVDPWHLAARQGAVVVTANYRLGPWGWLYLGGHDPAFKDSANLAILDQVLLLRWVRENIAGFGGDPANVTLFGMSSGGSDVATLLATPSARGLFHQAAVYSGNAEAPIPREEAVRFAGEFLAAAGPLASTPEDLVRLPNAGLRHIHRKLLEQGATVRYGPVVDGDVLPEQPLDAIGAPRGTGGPDVPVLVSVTSDEAGLYAGFGEAAVDRTYDMLVGGDPSLDQDEKIRRISRTCFWEPADRLVRAVHRSGGSVWAQEFAYAPTTSHFARTNPHLASRPVHGTDTAALFADPEGTDGTAADRIVAAREQDALMALARHGRPRWEPWTPQRPVTHRIAAPR
- a CDS encoding CaiB/BaiF CoA transferase family protein, with amino-acid sequence MPDTPLPLAGLSVIDASTLFAGPFAARVLGDFGADVIKIEQPGGDPLRRYGHTYNDVPLLWKTLSRNKKSVVLDLHERRDAERFVRLAARADVVIENFRPGTLERWGLGPDRLTEANPRLVLARVTAFGQDGPYARRPGFGTLAEAMSGLAAMSGEPDGPPMLPAFPLGDAVAGLHTALAVLIALRGRDRTGAGQTADVAITETLIGALGAQITVYDKLGVKPARVGNGSHNSAPRNVYRCADGRWVAVSAPAHSVAERVVRLVGRPDLCARPWFADGAGRARHHDLIDDAVGRWISARDRDEVLEAFERAEASVAPVYEIDDVLADPQVRARGVAVDVPDAELGTVRMPGLPFRLSATPGRIRWSGPRLGEHTDEVLHSIDGAGAAGPPARNGRS
- a CDS encoding MmgE/PrpD family protein — protein: MSATPAERLAALAARVRRDGLPARLRDDVAGRVLDLLGNCLAALPELPARATTAAVREWGGAPDATAVGSATRLPAPSAALVNGTLAHSMDFDDTHLPSVLHPSAAVVPAALAVAEVTGARGPAFLDAAAVGIEVTCRLGMAGYDAEHANSVFFDRGQHATAICGTVGAAVAAGMLRGLTADQLTSAIGIASSMSSGIIEANRTGGTVKRVHCGWAAHAGVVAADLARHGLTGPPTVLEGRFGLLRAFCGERFALDAVTEGLGERWEIDRIFYKPYPCNHFTHAGVDAALRIRRSGADPGAVTGIVLGVPEPVLRTIGEPAEEKRRPRSGYHAAFSGPYTIAAALLGGGGLGLGHDDFTDRAVADPARLALADKVRVEADAECTAAFPHQFPAVLTVRMADGTVLRERVRNNRGGPADPLSPDELTAKFRSNARRAVDGEAAAELARRVWRLTSDGRPAQVAEALRDHAPRH